A stretch of the Vicia villosa cultivar HV-30 ecotype Madison, WI unplaced genomic scaffold, Vvil1.0 ctg.000217F_1_1_3, whole genome shotgun sequence genome encodes the following:
- the LOC131625433 gene encoding prohibitin-1, mitochondrial, whose amino-acid sequence MKVPNVPGGGAASALMKLGVIGGIGLYAAANSLYNVEGGHRAIVFNRLIGVKDKVYPEGTHFVIPWFERPVIYDVRARPHLVESTSGSRDLQMVKIGLRVLTRPLPSQLPTVYRTLGENYNERVLPSIIHETLKAVVAQYNASQLITQREAVSREIRKILTERAANFNIALDDVSITTLTFGKEFTAAIEAKQVAAQEAERAKFVVEKAEQDKRSAVIRAQGEAKSAQLIGQAISNNPAFITLRKIEAAREIAHTISNAANKVFLNSDDLLLNLQELNLEPGKN is encoded by the exons atgaaagttcCAAACGTACCTGGTGGCGGTGCTGCCTCTGCACTGATGAAATTGGGAGTTATAGGTGGAATTGGTTTGTATGCTGCTGCTAACAGTCTTTACAATGTCGAAGGAGGTCACCGAGCTATTGTTTTTAACCGTCTTATTGGTGTCAAAGACAAG GTTTATCCTGAAGGAACACATTTTGTAATTCCGTGGTTTGAGAGGCCAGTCATCTATGATGTCCGTGCACGTCCCCATCTTGTCGAGAGTACATCTGGAAGTCGTGATCTTCAGATG GTGAAAATTGGGCTTCGAGTTCTTACACGTCCCTTGCCTAGCCAGTTACCTACAGTTTATCGGACCCTTGGAGAGAATTATAATGAAAGGGTTTTACCTTCAATCATACATGAAACTTTGAAAGCTGTGGTTGCCCAGTATAATGCCAGCCAGCTTATTACTCAGCGAGAG GCTGTTAGCCGTGAAATTCGAAAGATCCTGACTGAGAGGGCAGCCAACTTTAATATTGCTCTTGATGATGTGTCAATTACTACTCTGACCTTTGGCAAGGAGTTTACTGCTGCAATTGAAGCCAAGCAGGTGGCTGCACAAGAAGCTGAGAGGGCGAAATTTGTTGTGGAAAAAGCTGAGCAAGACAAAAGAAGTGCTGTAATCAGAGCACAG GGTGAGGCTAAAAGTGCCCAACTGATTGGACAAGCCATTTCCAACAATCCAGCTTTCATCACACTCAGGAAGATTGAAGCTGCAAGAGAGATTGCACATACTATATCAAATGCAGCAAACAAGGTTTTCCTGAATTCAGATGATCTTTTGCTGAATCTTCAGGAGCTGAATTTGGAGCCTGGCAAAAACTGA